GGATTTCGGTTCAGTTTGGGTTGTATTCGAATCCAAAAatacagtataacctctttaaattaatagtctataaattaatatacacttaaaatctctataaaataatataattttatagtctcaaattgagtttttagtttaattagtatatcgataaattaatatttctataaattcataaaaatattatagttttgatatagttccaacattattaatttatagagattttacTGTACCTAGCTATTAGTCtttgttcggatatttttatAACAGTCTAATTGGATCTTTTTTTTCAGTTTAGATTTggttcgggttttgggtttggtttAAAACAGACTTACTCTACACTATTTAAACTATTTCCTACGTGAAAGGGATTTACAAATTTCAAACGAAACATATGGATAATATGGAGATGTGTAGGTATACATTTACAGTTGATGATCCATAAAAAAGCATCATAGATGAGAATAATGATGGTTATGTTTGAAAAACCAACCATCTTTGTCAacgttatatatataactaattattaGTGTATATTATGATTTCTCCTCTTAAAAACATAGATTAAAACGTCATAATGGTAAATATTAATTCGTTTATAAGATAAACTAACTCGGTGTTTAAAGAAACTAAGTTCTAATTGTTATACAATCAAATCATTTCGTCTTATCGATGGGGATAATCAATGGAGCCAGAGCTAACAACAAATTCACATAATGATGGTACGGCGGTCGTTTGTTAGAGGATTATCCAGATATTCAttctataaaacaaaattatcaaATAACTCAAAATATATACTAGGAATGTAGTGTCTAGtaataaaaatctctataatatcTAGCTAGGTTAATTTTTCCgacttataaaatttatgaagaaaaatacatataaattattttccttcaatatttttaatattagtatttctttatttggtaaaaaaatatttatctagaTCCTTGATTATTTATATGTAGAAAAACACAGAGTTGATTCCACAACTATCAATTTCAGCTAGATTCCATTTCCAAGCCTATTATTTTGAACGCAAATATCAAAACAAAGGGTGCAATCGACATTTCGATGGATATATATGTTCACAGACACGAAGCAGCTTACATATAAAGTGATTGGTAATGCCACCCTCCACTTATTGAAAACAGCAGCCTTTTAGCTcccaacaaaaaacaaaaccaaaaaatggctgagcaacaacaacaagaagatcATCACAAAGAGCTTCAGCTTTTGCCTTCTCCACCGTCGACCGAATCTCGGGTCAGGAAACTCCGACCAACAGTTATAACAACCGATCACCACCATTCCCCATCCATGATCCACCAAGATCTCGACCTCAAACTCTCCATCAGCCTCAGCACAATTCCAACAGCGACGGTGGAGCATCTAAGCGATGGCGGAGGAGGAGTTGGTGGTGTGGAGGCCCTGAAGTGGCAGGCAGCGGAGCAGATAAGACTAGCGGCGATAGAGAAAGCTTACGCAGAGAGAGTCAGAGAGCTGACTCGCCGTGAGATGGAGATGGCTCAAGCTGAGTTTGCTCGTGCAAGGTAAGGAAGCTTAAACTATATTTAGttccggtttggtttggttaatgGTTTTGAGTTTGGGATTAGGGTGATGTGGCAGAAGGCTAGGGAGGAGGTGGAAAGAGCGGAGAGGTTGAAGGAGAGATCAATGACGAAGATCGATACGACTTGCTTGGAGATCACTTGCCACTCTTGCAGGCAACGCTTTAGGCCTTAATTTATGTGTTAATTTGTTTCTCTTAACTATTGTTATTATAGATGAAATTTGAGTACTGATTTACTTTGTATGAGAAAataatttggaaaaaaagagaaattattttgtttaaatcttttttttgttattttcccATAAACAAATTTGTGGTAAATAGTTTGTGTTCATTTTCGAGTTTGGTAATATTTGTCCTTgccttttgttttcttgaaatCGAAGGAAAACAATATATCTAGATCGATAAGATATTCACTAAAcgttttcttgttttttcatGAACTATATTAATTAcacaaaattttcttttcttttcttttctgtttttaGCTCAACATAATCTTTTCGGACCTGACTTTTTAGATAGGCATTATAAAACAATTCAATAAATTACATGTGTATAATCGGAGATGTACTAAAATTAAAGTTAATTACGGAGTATACATTAACCATGTCGATTTTGCAACATCAgctatatacattaataatattgaGAAATAAACTCGAATTATGTCCCTAATTAGCCACCAGAACAAAGCCAATTAGTGTGATCAGTTAGTTAAGAGCTTGATTGGtttccccgctaccacccgcaaacgcagcttttacgattggtagcggttgacagcgtttcgaaacaatcatacaaaccgctacaaatcgcttcaaaaagctccgaacctcttaaattcaaaagctggttccagctagcgtttgcggttgcgggcggttgcgggaggataactttttttctttttttaaaaaaaatcatataaatacaaacgcataagtatcccgcaaacgcaccaatttctaaccgcataaccagtcgtacaaatctcttaaaaccgctagaaaccgcaaccacccgcatccgcaaacgcccgcagccgcaaccgcaaccgctgcgtttgaaccagtcaagCCCTAAGTGCTTGATATTAAAGTACCGTGAGATTAGAGTtaatgataaataattattccaccatatataataaagaaaaattgcATTGTATAACCTTCAAACAATTAATAATTCattgaataactaaaaaaaagttgacagtgatatttaatgtattttctgTCTTATATACCAAATGCCCTTTACATCTACTGGTTCAATcttttcactcttttttttctttcaaaaatctCTTAATCAATAAGACTGTTCACAAATTTCTTCACGTCTGAATATGAAATTCTTTTTGTTTGAATGTTGGACAAAAGTTAGGAATCTAATTCATAGTCACTTTTCATCaacaaagatttatttttctcataCTATTTTACATTGGTGCTCGACTAATGTAAATGGAATAGAATAGGTCATCCATACTATCGGTGGAGGATCCATACTATGTCttctacataaaaataaaatattataaaatattatatagattaTGTTTAGGTTTATGGTtcagtgattagggtttagatttagtaaTGAGGGATTAGGGTTggggtttagtatttagtgaTTGTGGATAGAGTTTAGTCTTCAAGGTTGAAGTGAGATTGAAATCCTATACTATTTCAGTGATATGGAATAGAACATTCATAAATTTTCAAACCATTTGATTGTGCATTCCATGTTGTTTGAAGCACAATCAATATAATCTCAGATAACACAaatttttgacattttttatATGAGATGGCACAATTCACTCTTAACCATCCATTATACTGTCTACAATGAATATACATGTGATAAATAAGTATATAACGTGTGTGGTATTATGTGAGGTGATCGGAAATAGTTGTGTTTCATTTTTGTCCATACAATGTCATTTATTTTCTCCTTCTTTTACCGGGTACTTACAAAGAATAAGGGTATAAGTGACTGAAATGAGTGTTAAATGTTAGTGaattaattatgtcaaaatcattgtTATATTCGTAATTTTGATTCAGAATTTGGTTCGACATcaaattaaccatataataaatgacgagaaaaatagaaaaagaatgaATGACTTGTATGGTTTCAATATAATTGGCTAACCTATATATGGCtcattttattttctgtaaTCATCATCTTTGAAATTAATGTTTGTTCAATGAAAAAttgatgattttttaaaaataaaaaatttataaaacacacACGTACATGTACATAAAGAGATGTATGCATGGAAATGATGGGTATAATTATTGCATTACTATGCTCATTTCAtctattttacttatataatattgtgTTTATGCCTACGtacataaacatttttttggcAAAGGATACGGAAATATCTAATAGTGTCAATTACAAAATCTCGAATATGTGAACTCAATGAACTCAACGAATAAGAACTCAGTGGATATCCTATATAAGTTATATTTCCTATTTCAAATATTATTAGGCTAGCTTGGCAACCAAGCTACTAACTTCAAGTTCACTTCCAACAATTTCccttttaaatttgaagttacCTTGCTTTACATCTTGAACTTCaacaagactttttttttttttttgaatttgatcaTTCCCAATGCCTTAGTCAAAATATCAGCTCTTTGTTTCGTCCCGGGTACGTGCTGCATTTCGATTAACTCATTATCAACACATTCTTGTATAAAGTGGTATTATCGATGAATGTGTTTACTACGACCGTAGAACATAAGATTCTTCGTTAGGGCTATAGCATATTAGTTGTCTATCTTGGTCATCACTTTCTTACACTCTGTTCTAGTTTTCTCTCCGAGAAACTCTTGAAGCCAAATAGCTTGTTTAGCTACCGCAGTCGCTGTCATGAACTTGGCTTCACAAGATGATAATGCAACTGTCTCCTGTTTTTGAGAACACCATGTAATAGGACTGTCGGCATAGAAGAAGACATGTCCGGTTGTGCTTCTACCGTCGTCCTCATCCACGTTATGACTACTGTCGCTGTATCCCAATACTCTTGTCTCATTCGATCGCACGAACTCAAGCCCATATGATTGTGTCCCTTGTAGACACCTCAAGATCTGTTTCAAAGCTGCTTCATGAGATCGTTTAGGCGCTTGCATATATCTTCTCAGAACACCAACGGTGAAAGAGAGATCTGGCCGTGTGTGAATCAAGTATCTAAGGCACCCGCTGTTCTTTCTATATTCCTTCTCATTCACGCCCTCTTATTCAGATGATTTCAACAGTTTCAGACCTGGATTCATAGGTAAGTGAAGTGCATTCCAGTTTCCCATCCCGGTTTCAGACGATACCTTCATCGCATATCTTTATCTAAGTGTGATTCCTTTCTCATGTTGTACTACTTCAATCCTAAGGTAATAGGTTAGCATACCTAAGTCACTCATCTCAAAATTTGCAGCCATTCCTTTCTTGAACCCAAGTATGCGATCACGACTCGTCCCAGTTACTAGAAGATCATAACATAGACTGCTACAAGTAGAATATGATCTTCTTCTTGCTTAGGATAAAGAGCAGGCTCTTTAGAGCACTTAACAAAATTCAAACTCCCAAGCACTTTATTTAGTTTCT
The Brassica napus cultivar Da-Ae chromosome A1, Da-Ae, whole genome shotgun sequence DNA segment above includes these coding regions:
- the LOC106414486 gene encoding zinc finger protein SHOOT GRAVITROPISM 5; this encodes MAEQQQQEDHHKELQLLPSPPSTESRVRKLRPTVITTDHHHSPSMIHQDLDLKLSISLSTIPTATVEHLSDGGGGVGGVEALKWQAAEQIRLAAIEKAYAERVRELTRREMEMAQAEFARARVMWQKAREEVERAERLKERSMTKIDTTCLEITCHSCRQRFRP
- the LOC125607980 gene encoding secreted RxLR effector protein 161-like yields the protein MKEYRKNSGCLRYLIHTRPDLSFTVGVLRRYMQAPKRSHEAALKQILRCLQGTQSYGLEFVRSNETRVLGYSDSSHNVDEDDGRSTTGHVFFYADSPITWCSQKQETVALSSCEAKFMTATAVAKQAIWLQEFLGEKTRTECKKVMTKIDN